Within the Flavobacterium sp. CG_23.5 genome, the region GATGCTTCTGTAATGTGCTTGTAGCATAAAAAATCGAGCTACCGATGCAGAAAAAGCTTTGCTTAAAATGGTATTATCTCCCGTTAAAATTTCTCTTGGCAAAATATTATTTCCGGTAGATTTAGCCATCTTTTTACCATTCAACGTCAGCATATTGGTATGCATCCAATAGTTTACTGGGGTTTGACCGGTACAAGCCTCATTTTGTGCAATTTCACATTCGTGATGAGGAAATTTCAAATCCATTCCACCACCATGTATGTCAAAATGATTGCCTAAATATTTTGTGCTCATCGCAGTACATTCTAGATGCCAGCCCGGAAAACCGTCGCTCCAAGGCGAAGGCCAACGCATGATATGTTGGGGCTCTGCTTTTTTCCAAAGCGCAAAATCCTGTGGATTTCTTTTGTCACTTTGCCCGTCAAGATCACGGGTATTAGCAAGCATATCTTCTATATTTCTACCGCTTAATATACCGTAATGATTGGTTTCATTGAATTTTACCACATCAAAATACACTGAGCCATTGGCTTCATAACCAATTCCCTTGTCAACAATAGTTTTGATAATTTCTATTTGTTCAATAATATGTCCTGTAGCAGTAGGCTCAATACTTGGTGGTAAAAAATTGAAAGCATTCAAAATATCATGAAAATCGACCGTATATCGCTGCACCACCTCCATAGGTTCCAGCTGCTCTAAACGTGCTTTTTTCGCAATTTTATCCTCACCCTCATCAACATCATCCACAATATGACCCACATCTGTAATATTACGAACGTAACGTACTTTGTAATCCAAATGCAAAAAGTACCTGAATATCACATCAAATGACATAAATGTTCTCACATTTCCAAGGTGCACATTACTGTAAACCGTTGGTCCGCATACATACATTCCCACATTTCCTTCGTGAATAGGTGTGAAAGTTTCTTTTTCTCCCGAAAGAGAATTGTATATTTTTAGAGTCTGACTTTTATATAATGGCATTTGAGTGTTTTTTGGAGCTATTTCCCGCTGTACGCTATATCTTTTTATTGTCTCGTTCTTTGGAACGAGACCATAAAAAGGATGCCGCTTCCATCAGGGCTAGAGCTTATCGATACTAATGAAATTTATTTTATTTTAGAACTTAGTTTCTAATTTAATGTAATCCAAAAATTCTCTTCGAGTTACACTGTCTTTAAATTTTCCGCCAAACTCAGAGGTCACTGTGCTACTTTCAATATCACTAATTCCTCTTGAATTGACGCAAAGATGTTTTGCATCAATAACGCACGCTACATCTTCTGTACCTAAAGCAATTTGCAATTCTTGAACAATTTGCATTGTTAAACGCTCTTGAACTTGAGGTCTTTTGGCATAGTACTCGACAATTCGATTCATTTTAGAAAGACCAATAACTCTTCCATTAGAAATGTAAGCAACATGAGCTCTTCCTATAATTGGTAATAAATGATGTTCGCAGGTAGAATAAACGATAATGTTTTTTTCAACTAACATTTCGCCGTATTTATAATTATTGTCGAATGTAGAAGCTTTTGGTTTTTTTGCAGGATTCAATCCTCCAAAAATCTCTTTTACAAACATTTTAGCAACACGGTTGGGCGTGCCTTTTAAGCTATCATCCGTCAAATCCATTCCAAGTGTGATTAGAATATTTTCAACGTCTTTTTTTATTTTTTCTATTTTATCTTCATCAGAAATAGCAAAAGCATCTTCGCGTACCGGATTTTTTGCAGATAAACCAATGTGATTGTCTCCTATTTCGTCTTGAAATTCTTCGTTATTTATCATTAAAAGCAACTATTATAGTGGGTGTATATTTTTAAGGGGTAAAGATAATTAATAAAAATTAAAGAATTTCTATCGCTTCTACTATTTAATGATGACTATAGGCTGATGAACGGGAATTTCAGTCCATAAATCGGCTTTAAAAACTAAAGACAATAACTTTTTTGTTATTGCCTTTACTAAAGTACTTATGATTTTTAGATTGCTGGAATAATAAAACCAAGATTTTTTAACTTGTAATTATTGGGCGGCAATTAGTTTTTTTAATCGTATGGCATTATAAATAGGAATAGCTTCTTTTAAAACACGTACTGCACTTATTAGATCTTCTTTTTTCAGTACATAAGCAATTCGGACTTGATTTAAACCCATTCCCGGAGTCGAATAAAAGCCTGCAGCGGGAGCTACCATAACGGTTTCGCCCTTGAAATCGTAACTTTCTAAAAGCCATTGTGCAAAAATATCGGCATTGTCAACAGGAAGTTGTGCAATGCAATAAAATGCCGCTTTTGGTTTAGTCACAATGACACCTTCTATTTTATTTAATTCAGCTATTAGAGTATCCCTGCGCTCTCTATATTCTGAAATTACTTCATCAAAGTAACTTTTTGGAGTATCAATTGCCGCTTCGCATGCAATTTGTTCCACAGTTGGTGGACTCAATCGAGCTTGGGCAAATTTCATGGCAGTTGCCATTACTTCTTTATTTTTTGAAACAAGACATCCTATTCTTGCACCACACATACTATATCGTTTTGAAACAGAATCAACCATGATTACATGTTCTTCAAGCCCTGGAATATTCATTACAGAATAATGAGTGTCCCCATCATAAATGAATTCTCTATACACTTCATCAGCAATTAAAAAAATATCATATTTCTTTACTAGTGCTGCCAATTGCATGATTTCATCTTTTGAATACAAATAGCCTGTTGGATTCCCCGGATTGCAAATCAGTATAGCCTTTGTTTTAGGTGTAATTAACTTTTCAAATTCGGAAATGGACGGAAGAGCAAATCCGGTGTCAATAGTTGAAATTACAGGAACTACACTACCACCTGATGCCGTGGAAAAAGCACTGTAATTGGCGTAAAAAGGCTCAGGAATAATGATTTCATCTCCCTGATCCATAATAGTACCTAAGGCAAATAATAGCGCTTCTGAACCTCCGGTAGTAATTATAATATCTTCAAATTCTACGGCTACATTTTGTTGCTTGTAAAACTGGGATAATTTTCTTCTATAGCTTTCATTCCCTGCAGAATGACTGTATTCCAAAATAGTTAAATCAATATTTTTTATCGCATTAATGGCTATTTCAGGTGTTTTTATATCGGGTTGACCTATGTTCAGATGATATACTTTATGTCCTTTTTTCTTTGCTATATCAGCAAAAGGAGCCAATTTACGAATTGGTGATTCGGGCATATTCTTGCCTTTGTTGGATATTTTTGGCATGGTTCAATTATTGAAGTGCAAAATTGCATTTTTTTTTTGAAAATTTCTGTTAAACAGAATTGTAATTGTTGTGAATTCTATACAAATATTCAATATTTTGTGTAATTTTATAAAAATGATTTTAAATGAAAAAAGTATTTTTATTGTTTTTTCTTGCGGTTTGCATTGGACCTATTTTGGGCCAAGATGAATTTAAATTTACTAATAAAGGGGATAAAGTGAGTATTCCATTTAAATTCATTAATAATTTGATTTTTATTCCAATTAAAGTCAATGGTGTAGAATTAAATTTTTTATTGGATTCCGGTGTTGAAGAGACTATTTTGTTTAGTTTGGAAGAAAAAAAAGAAATTAGCTTTTTAAATGTTGAAAAAATTATTTTAAGAGGTTTAGGAAGCGAAGAGGCAATTGAAGGATTGAAATCGACCAATAATATCTTAGAAATTCAAGGGCTAAAATCTTCCAATCATTTATTATATATTGTTTTAGACCAAGAGTTTAATCTTTCTTCTCATGTTGGAATTCCTGTAAATGGAATTATTGGATATAACTTTTTTAAAAATAATCTGGTGGAAATCAATTACGAAAAAAAAAGAATCATTATTCATCGCGACATTGAAAAAAATAGAAAAAAAATAGAAAAAAAATTCACTAAGGTTCCTATCACGATAGAGAGAAATAAACCATACATAATAAATGGTGTAATGATTGATTCAGTAGAAGTTCCTGCAAAATTATTAATTGACATTGGTAGCAGTGATGCCCTTTGGCTTTTTGATAAAAAAGCGGAATGGATAAAAGTACCTCCTAAAAATTTCCAAGATTATCTAGGCAAAGGATTTAGTGGAGATGTGGAAGGAAAAAGAGCTCGGATTTTTAAATTTAAAATGGCTGAATTTGAATTTAAAAAACCTATTGTCGCTTTCCCTGATTCAATTTCAATAAAGAGTGTGAAAATGGTGCCTGGCCGAGTAGGTTCAGTAGGAGGTGAAATTTTGAGACGATTTACAATTATTCTCGATTATACTAATTCCCTGCTTTATTTAAAGAAAAACAAAGAATTTAATTCTCCTTTTAATTACAACAGAAGTGGAATTGAAATCCAGCAACAAGGAATGATATGGGTACAAGAAACGGTTTACCTGCAGACCGTTCCAGTTGTAGTGGCGGAAAATCCTTTTAAAACAAAAACAGAAAAAAACAGTAATGAATTTAGATATAAATTTAATCTAAAGCCTATTTATTCAATTGCAAATGTGCGGAAAAATTCACCTGCTTCGGCCTTGGGTTTACAAAAAGGGGACCTAATTATCTCCATAAATGGAAATCCAACCTATAAGTATTCATTGCAGGAAATAAATGCGCTTATGAAATCAGAAAATGAAGTATGGATTGTGATGGAAATTGAAAGAGAAAGTAAAATTCTAAAATTCAGGTTTCAGTTGCAAGATGTTTTATAAAAAAAAGCGCTTTATGAAATTTTCATAAAGCGCTAATTAAAATATATATTGTGAATTTAATTGGCAATTACTTCTCCTTTTATTTTCAGAGCAACTCTTCCTTCGTCGTAATTAACAGCATTGGATTCTACAGTAATTGTTTTTCGAATTGGTCCTGCATTCATAGAATATTTAATCTCTATTTTTCCTTTTTTACCAGGCAGAATAGGATCTTTTGTACTCGATACTATGGTGCAATTTGAGGTGGACTGTATTGAGGTAATGATTAAAGGCGCATTTCCTGTATTGGTAAATTCAAAAACCCGGACACCATTATCATTAGCTTTTGAAACTTTTCCATAATCAATCGTATTATCATTTGCCGTAAAATCAATTTTAGGGCCAGATTGTGCAAAACCTACACTGCTTATTAAAAGGATTGCGATTAACGTAATTATTTTTTTCATTTTAAATTTTTTTAAAATCATTTGAGTAAATATACTTTGTTTTAATTAACGTACAAATATTTATTTCTCTTTTTATAGTCTACTTAATTATTTACTTTTGTTCCCTATATCAATTACAAATATCAGACCAAAGTTTAATTTTGGTTTTAACAGTTGCTTTTTATGACAATTCCTGCACAATTTGACGCTAGAACTATTGAGAATAAGTGGTATGACTACTGGATGAAGAATAATTATTTTCACTCAGAGCCAGATCATAGAACACCATATACCATTGTTATTCCTCCGCCTAACGTAACTGGAGTTTTGCACATGGGACACATGTTGAACAATACGATTCAGGATGTTTTGATAAGAAGAGCACGTTTGAAAGGTTTCAATGCATGTTGGGTTCCTGGAACTGATCACGCTTCCATTGCTACTGAAGCTAAGGTTGTTGCCAAATTAAAAGCGCAAGGAATCAATAAAAATGATTTGACACGCGAGGAGTTTCTTGCACATGCATGGGAATGGACTGATAAATATGGTGGCGTAATTTTGGACCAATTGAAAAAACTGGGTGCTTCTTGCGA harbors:
- a CDS encoding pyridoxal phosphate-dependent aminotransferase, which encodes MPKISNKGKNMPESPIRKLAPFADIAKKKGHKVYHLNIGQPDIKTPEIAINAIKNIDLTILEYSHSAGNESYRRKLSQFYKQQNVAVEFEDIIITTGGSEALLFALGTIMDQGDEIIIPEPFYANYSAFSTASGGSVVPVISTIDTGFALPSISEFEKLITPKTKAILICNPGNPTGYLYSKDEIMQLAALVKKYDIFLIADEVYREFIYDGDTHYSVMNIPGLEEHVIMVDSVSKRYSMCGARIGCLVSKNKEVMATAMKFAQARLSPPTVEQIACEAAIDTPKSYFDEVISEYRERRDTLIAELNKIEGVIVTKPKAAFYCIAQLPVDNADIFAQWLLESYDFKGETVMVAPAAGFYSTPGMGLNQVRIAYVLKKEDLISAVRVLKEAIPIYNAIRLKKLIAAQ
- a CDS encoding DUF1573 domain-containing protein, whose protein sequence is MKKIITLIAILLISSVGFAQSGPKIDFTANDNTIDYGKVSKANDNGVRVFEFTNTGNAPLIITSIQSTSNCTIVSSTKDPILPGKKGKIEIKYSMNAGPIRKTITVESNAVNYDEGRVALKIKGEVIAN
- the folE gene encoding GTP cyclohydrolase I FolE, with the protein product MINNEEFQDEIGDNHIGLSAKNPVREDAFAISDEDKIEKIKKDVENILITLGMDLTDDSLKGTPNRVAKMFVKEIFGGLNPAKKPKASTFDNNYKYGEMLVEKNIIVYSTCEHHLLPIIGRAHVAYISNGRVIGLSKMNRIVEYYAKRPQVQERLTMQIVQELQIALGTEDVACVIDAKHLCVNSRGISDIESSTVTSEFGGKFKDSVTRREFLDYIKLETKF
- a CDS encoding PDZ domain-containing protein — its product is MKKVFLLFFLAVCIGPILGQDEFKFTNKGDKVSIPFKFINNLIFIPIKVNGVELNFLLDSGVEETILFSLEEKKEISFLNVEKIILRGLGSEEAIEGLKSTNNILEIQGLKSSNHLLYIVLDQEFNLSSHVGIPVNGIIGYNFFKNNLVEINYEKKRIIIHRDIEKNRKKIEKKFTKVPITIERNKPYIINGVMIDSVEVPAKLLIDIGSSDALWLFDKKAEWIKVPPKNFQDYLGKGFSGDVEGKRARIFKFKMAEFEFKKPIVAFPDSISIKSVKMVPGRVGSVGGEILRRFTIILDYTNSLLYLKKNKEFNSPFNYNRSGIEIQQQGMIWVQETVYLQTVPVVVAENPFKTKTEKNSNEFRYKFNLKPIYSIANVRKNSPASALGLQKGDLIISINGNPTYKYSLQEINALMKSENEVWIVMEIERESKILKFRFQLQDVL
- the cysS gene encoding cysteine--tRNA ligase; translated protein: MPLYKSQTLKIYNSLSGEKETFTPIHEGNVGMYVCGPTVYSNVHLGNVRTFMSFDVIFRYFLHLDYKVRYVRNITDVGHIVDDVDEGEDKIAKKARLEQLEPMEVVQRYTVDFHDILNAFNFLPPSIEPTATGHIIEQIEIIKTIVDKGIGYEANGSVYFDVVKFNETNHYGILSGRNIEDMLANTRDLDGQSDKRNPQDFALWKKAEPQHIMRWPSPWSDGFPGWHLECTAMSTKYLGNHFDIHGGGMDLKFPHHECEIAQNEACTGQTPVNYWMHTNMLTLNGKKMAKSTGNNILPREILTGDNTILSKAFSASVARFFMLQAHYRSILDFSDDAIVAAEKGYKRLMDAIESLKELGSSSSSTLDIAAWEQSGYNAMNDDFNTPILIAQLFEGVRFINLLKEGKETLTATDLKTFTKAMEAFVYDVLGLEDEKISDTNNDKLEGTVNMLIEMRKQARDNKNFALSDQIRDQLIALGIQLKDGKEGTTFSI